TTCCTGTTGCTCACTGATGAGCATATGCACAGTTTTCTCATTTGATTCTGTGTGTAAATTGTTTATTTACTCTTGTACTTTCTAACGGTTCACAGCTCTCTCTCCTTGGAGAGCTCATTACACTGTAGTCTCAGAATCTACGAGAATCAACCCGCTGAACATGTTTGCCTAAAGCCAGTAGTTTCATCATGCATCACAAAAATACCACGTTTCATATGTTTGACACGTAATTAcagcaaagagcagagagatgaCCATCATGCTAACAGGTGAAGCTTAACTGACAAGGATTTGTTCTGACTGTAACATCCAGAAGCTCCATACTTGACCCCTTTTTTTCTGATAAGCGTATGAACCTCATCAAACCAACCTTTCCACTCTGCTTTTGTGCAGTCAGATTGGATCATAGGTGCCTTCTTTCCTTTGTTGTTGCAAACCAGCAGATTAAAGCCAGCTCGTTTTGCTGTGCCATCTTAGTTAATCACCTACAGTGTTTGACGTGGTCAGGATGCAGATGTGAGCTGTGCACAGTTTTTGGGGGTGGTGGGGTTGAGGTCTCGGAATGGCTCTGACAGCCGTGGACACTGCAGGTGCGACATGGCGGTCCGGCGGATGCTGCTGTCCGAATCCTGGTGGCCGAACTTGTTCCTCAGCCGGCGGCAACACGGCAGGATGCCGGATAAGTCGGAGAGGAGGTGGCCACTGAAGATCATGTAGATCCAGGGGTTGAAGCAGCTGTTGAGGCTGGCCAGCAGGGCGGAGAGAGTCACGGTGGTGTTCTCAGAGTCTacaggaaaaagagagagatttaaaacaCCTCTGTCCTGCTGGTGTATGATATACCTTCCCAAACCACGTTGGGCCAAACAGGCTGGATCGACTTTCCAAGGAAACTCTGGCTCTTATTGACACCAGGCACCCAGGAACCCAGTATATGCTGAGTATATGAATGATATTAAACTTCCCTCTGCCTTATCTCTATTCCAAACCTCTGGATAATGTTATCTGGAGgagaataatataataaaataaaatatatttaattatacatatatttaaaatatgccACCCATTAATATTAACTTCAAATATGACTTAAAATCAGGCTGCACAGTTAAATCAGTCTCAACTAATGTGGCTGAAAATTATCTTGTGTAATCTGTAATCCTCGTTAGTTCTATaagtttaaatcagttttagtCAGTCAATCAGTATTTGTTAGAGAAGCTTAGATCGGAAATTCTCCAAGAGAAACTGGATGAGAATTCAGTATTCCTCTGAAAATTAATTCCTATCCAGTTCAAAAGGATCTTGGACCATCATAAGTCAGTAATACTCTCTCTGAACCCCATAATGAGATTCCTCAGGTGGCTGAGCAGCTCCACCTGCCTGAATGGAGCAGGTTTTTACAGACTATTAGACTGTAAACTAAAATTTGCATCCTCACTGCCATCATAAGAAAATCACACTGCACTGACTGCACATGCCTGAGATACAGTGGGACAAAAAAGTActtgaaccttttggaattttgtagttttctgcattaatttgtcgtAAAATATGATCTgttcttcatctaagtcaagagtattaacaaatataatgtgcctaaagtaataacaaaaaaatattccTCATACTTAAACACCTGCTTAtggatgaataataaataagtgcATACAGGATTAACTTCACATGGTGGCGCCCCCTTGTCTACCCCAACtttaaaaccagcaggtggtgttaatgtaGCGGCTGATGGGTGAAGCCTGTATAATCTAATATATCAGCATAAAACTCTCATCTTTTGGCTTGAATCATTCGTCATCTAATGAAGGTAGCGTGATGGTTaattgtacatacagtataatgagcTTCGGTTACAGCCGCTCTGACAACTCAACACACTGCAacttaagaaaacacaaactcaagCAGATGAAGAAAACCCCTTCACCAATTAAACACAGGaacatttaatacaaaatattccTGTTTTATCCTTCTGTAattatgcattttaatattttttaggCTCTAGTATTATTGTGTCTTCTGTTGCGTAAAGTGTAATCAGACGCCAGTTGTGTGCGTAATTGTTTTTTAATCGTATAAATCCTCAAAGCAGACCGAGCAGAAAACTGACCATGCCAGGAGAAGGTCTCGTCCCACACTGACCACATCTGCACGGTGAAGAAAGGCGCCCAGCACACCACGTACACCACCACGATCACGAAAGTCATCTTCACCGTGCGTAATTTGGCGCGGGAGATCGTGCTGACGCTGCTGACCGAGCTCCTGCTCAGGATCCCGTTCTTGGTGGCCTCTGCTACCGCCCCCGCGCTCTTCCACCGGGTCTTAAACTTGAGGTTCATCCAGATTGTGCGGCTGATGAATCCGTAGCAGAACACGAGCACGACCACTGGCACGAGGAAGATGCCCGCGGTGATCCAGGTGATGTACGCGCGCAGCCCCCACGGCTCCACGAAGTGTCCCCAACAGTCGTACACGGCAGAGCCGGGCTGCACCTCGCTGAGGGAAAAAATGAAGTACTGTGGGGTGCTGAGGACCAGGCTGCACACCCAAGTGGAACCAATCATGATGTACGCGCGCTGCGTGGGCTGCTGGAGCGTCTGCAGCGGGTGGCAGATAGCGATGTAGCGATCCAGggtcatcatcaccatcatgtAGGTAGAGGCGAACATGCCCAGCACCTGCAGGTGCTTCACGATACGGCACAGAAAGTCTGGTCCGTAAAAGCGGAAGGTGATCTCCCAGCAGAGCTGCGGCAGCACCTGGAAAAAAGCCACCACCAGGTCAGCCAGGCTCAGGTGCTTGATGAACAGGTGCATGCGCGACGGTTTCCTGCGGGTTTTGTACATTGCCAGCAGCACGGCCAGGTTGCCCACCACTGCCGCGAGAAACGCAAGGCTCAGCACGGTGATCTCGATTTTGGCTACCTCCTCGTTCCGTCCAAACAGGTCAGTCGCGTTTCCCTTCGCGCTGACGTTCTCACCAGCGGCATCAGTCTCCAGCTGCTTTAAGTTGAAAACCTCTGTGCAGTTGCTGTCCGTGATGTTGCAGAAGATCTCCGAGGGGAAGAGCATGGTGGCCGCTTCTCCTCCAGGCGCACTGGAGGTGCCTGCTCGTCTGTGCGTCACCGTCACCACCGGAGACTGTGGCTCCTGGATTACTCCAACATGTACGGGCTGATTACTGGTGGACACTGAAAGTCCCCGAAGAGTGAACCTGTcgataaacaaacaaaaagcattcAGTTTCTATCCGGTACAGTGCTGCAGACGCAGGCTCTTTTAAAGACTCGTGCCCCCCCTCTTGATACCCAGACACTCTCTAGAATCACTTCTATGCAGACAAACCACATGCACTTCCTCTTCCCTCCCACCCATTAAACCAGTGAAGCCTGCTATGAGGAGTCCCTGAATTCCTGCAGAATATGGGGACACACTACATGTTTTAACAATATTATAGGTAGGATCATGTCACCCACATAAAATCCAAAGGGTGATCAACTTTTGCATGGTGACGCAAAAGAACGATGCACAAAGGAAAGAGGCAGATTtcactgtcttttcttttcattatcaACTATTTAAGCTTTTTTGATTTTAACATCCAATTacattttccttctcctctaCCCTATTATGCAAAATAATTCCTTCTTCCTTTTTACTGTGAGTGACATAATTTTACATAAAAGATGAAGGAACAGTAGCCAGAAGCTGTAGCCTATTTAAATCaggagtttagtttagtttagtgtctCCAATCTATACTCAAGATGTTTCCAACGTGGAACCAGGAAATATTAGATGTTTGTAAGACATTTGCTGCATCACACATGTCTTATTTTGccttcttctgtcttcagtgcagaaaataatacaaacaaagaaaacacagtgattGAAAGCATGTGTCCAAACTTTATGTAGAAAGTTGTAAAAGCCTCCCAGCAATTTTGATTTGCAGCTGATTAATTAAACAATCATTTCCAGAGGACAATTCCTGGAACATATCTAATAAACATCAAATTAACATCCTCCCCTCACCTGAATATTAATTTAACCTTTCATTTATTCTGACCCTGACATCCTGTTTGTGCATGAGGTGATGTGTTCGTGTGTTTACGTGGACATGACCTGATAACCCGACAGACACAGGTTGTTTTCTCAAAACAGTGCgagaaaacaaactgctgccttgctgagagagaaaagtattaaagtttaaatttCTCCTCACCACagtttttgtaaaaacaaatcagaaacattcattttagtGCTAACACACCAGTGATTATTGGTACATGAATAACACAATAGGAATAATcactttgtttgtgtatgtgattGTGAATTTTGTCTATTTAGTAAAACAGAGCAGACTCCAGTAATAACTCACCACTACCTCCTGTGTTTTTTAGGTTTGCCCTCATGTAATTTGAATTCTCTGCTTTAACcttgttgctttttaaagttacctttaaaatacaacagtttGACTGCTTTCTGATTTCTGCAGCAGCGTTTATGATCATTCGTTCTCGATGGACATCAGAGATAATCATATTATCGGGGAGTGGAGCTCACACTGAGTGATATCAATCTGTGTTGCATGTGTTTGGATTGACCCTGATGACTCCTGTTCAACTCTCTCTTCAggcttttctttcacttttgaCTCGTATCCATGTTTATTGCAGTTCATATTCTGTATCCACATGTTTTAAATATCACCTGCAACGATGAGTTAAATCATAGCGCACAGTGCATTTAATCCCTCATAAAATGATAAACTGTTGTTGATTTTTACTTTATCCACACTAAATCCATAGATGAAACGGTTCTAAAGCTACCTGCACGTCTCCCTACGCTGTTTGTTGAGCTAAACTGCTGCACAAGATGTTGTATCCTCCCAGTTTGTTGTAGACCTTCATCGCCTGACGCTGGCAAAAAGCACATCATAAATTCTCATACCCGCTGCCTTACAAGACCACAGTGTTGTATCGTAATGTTCAATCTATATGCAAGGAGCACaagtagagagagagatttaGAAGTAACAGAAGCCAACTGTTTATCATGTCCAGTGGTTGTGCAAATGCAGTGCCAGCTGCTGATGTAGACTGTTACATAATGTGTCGTTGAACAATGGTGGGTAATGGTCGGAGTTGTCAGGAGTTATAGATTTGTTACCCTGTGATTTTGAAGCGTGTCAGactttcataataataacaataatatataaCTCAAGCTGGTGTACACACTAATAAGTGCTCAGTTACACAGATACAGGCACATGTGAGTTACTATTTAATCACaaccactttcatttttttgtttttaaagagacAAACTTAGAACAATACTCTTCATATGGTCCCAACGTGTCATATAATGGCGTAGACATAATGAATGCTTTAGAATATTCttctaaaaacaaaccaaaaagacacaaattcaGTCCTTTGTACAACCTGGATATGCAGAAAGACCAACTAGAAAAAGACCAAGTACAAACCTCTTACTTTACCACTTTGTATTCAAAGGAGAAGTTCCACACTCATAATTGTGTCTTAATATCTGACAATTATGACTCACTATCTTATAATTAGGTGAAATTATCTCACGATAACAAGACCTGGATCTTGTAATTATGTTTACTACTGTATAGGGACAGGAATACAGCAAATGGAATACTTCAGAACTTAGCTgagatttgtcatgtttttaagaTGTCTTCAATATGAAGTAATTTAATGGTAGTTGTCAGAACATCCGGGAGCACAGAAGCAAAAAGGAAGTACTAAAAGCAAAGTcagctttaaaatataaacaaatataagtTAAAGAAATGCAACACTAAAGTCGACATAATAGTTTACACGTGGTTACAGTTTCCACAATACAACCAACATGTGAATTCAGGTAGCATGGTGTGATGATTCGTCACCACTTCTAATCTTTTTTTCATGATAACTAGATCAGGATCGTCATAATTGCAAAGTGATTTTTATAACTACTAAACATTTTCCTCACCAAACATTTGTTGCCTTTTCTGTTGAATCTGAACAACATTCATGATGGATTGTTATCTACAAGTGATGAGTGTCTTTAAACATCATTAGACACAGAGTTTTCGCTCCAAAAACAGATCATGTGAGTCTTCCTTAGCCAGAAGTATCATCATCTGTCCCCCAGTGAATCATTGTTATTGCTCTACAACACTATCAGGACTCTCAGATGTGGCTATTTCCTGAAATGAGACTATAAATAAATCCCACCATACTGCCCCTTTAAATTTAGGTTTCACTGTACTTTAATTAACCGTACATTAACCCAGTGAGCCT
The window above is part of the Anabas testudineus chromosome 23, fAnaTes1.2, whole genome shotgun sequence genome. Proteins encoded here:
- the LOC113163962 gene encoding arg8-vasotocin receptor-like; the encoded protein is MLFPSEIFCNITDSNCTEVFNLKQLETDAAGENVSAKGNATDLFGRNEEVAKIEITVLSLAFLAAVVGNLAVLLAMYKTRRKPSRMHLFIKHLSLADLVVAFFQVLPQLCWEITFRFYGPDFLCRIVKHLQVLGMFASTYMMVMMTLDRYIAICHPLQTLQQPTQRAYIMIGSTWVCSLVLSTPQYFIFSLSEVQPGSAVYDCWGHFVEPWGLRAYITWITAGIFLVPVVVLVFCYGFISRTIWMNLKFKTRWKSAGAVAEATKNGILSRSSVSSVSTISRAKLRTVKMTFVIVVVYVVCWAPFFTVQMWSVWDETFSWHDSENTTVTLSALLASLNSCFNPWIYMIFSGHLLSDLSGILPCCRRLRNKFGHQDSDSSIRRTAMSHLQCPRLSEPFRDLNPTTPKNCAQLTSAS